A part of Haloarchaeobius sp. HME9146 genomic DNA contains:
- a CDS encoding YihY/virulence factor BrkB family protein, whose amino-acid sequence MNTPRVLTVLRAVQREVKAENLTFMAGSIAYHAFISLLPFLLVLLAAITAIGGEGMALEVVFSVGSYLSPNAGELLTDTVQRATASASVSILGVVALVWGTLKIFRSLDTAFSDIYESEAENTFADQLSDGILVLLSVGVAAAVAAGVGTLVSLDGSFAGEAFGFLLLVAGLSLVFFPMYYVFPDEDVTVREVIPGTVFAAAGWTTLESLFQYYVAVAGKADAYGVVGAILLLVTWLYFSGLIILVGAALNAVLAGRSEDVQNLGWHAESIDTPEFDDLDRDLAALQAALDDGGEVTITVGGTSVTVPEPDIAEAQSEHISRPRLLGGSERTGRVILRWRREE is encoded by the coding sequence ATGAATACGCCACGCGTCCTCACCGTCCTCCGCGCAGTCCAGCGCGAGGTGAAGGCCGAGAACCTCACCTTCATGGCCGGGAGCATCGCCTACCACGCGTTCATCTCGCTCCTCCCGTTCTTGCTCGTCTTGCTCGCCGCGATAACCGCCATCGGGGGCGAGGGCATGGCGCTCGAGGTGGTGTTCAGCGTCGGGAGCTACCTCTCGCCGAACGCGGGCGAGCTCCTGACCGACACGGTCCAGCGTGCCACCGCCAGCGCCAGCGTCTCCATCCTCGGCGTGGTCGCGCTCGTGTGGGGTACCCTGAAGATATTCCGGAGCCTCGACACCGCCTTCTCGGACATCTACGAGTCCGAAGCCGAGAACACGTTCGCGGACCAGCTCTCCGACGGTATCCTCGTGTTGCTCTCCGTCGGGGTCGCGGCCGCGGTCGCAGCCGGCGTCGGGACGCTCGTGAGTCTGGACGGTTCGTTCGCGGGAGAGGCGTTCGGCTTCTTGCTGCTCGTCGCGGGGCTCTCGCTGGTGTTCTTCCCGATGTACTACGTCTTCCCCGACGAGGACGTGACCGTCCGCGAGGTCATCCCCGGGACGGTCTTCGCCGCGGCCGGCTGGACGACGCTCGAGTCCCTGTTCCAGTACTACGTCGCCGTCGCGGGGAAAGCCGACGCCTACGGGGTCGTCGGTGCCATCCTGCTGCTCGTGACGTGGCTGTACTTCTCGGGCCTCATCATCCTCGTCGGGGCGGCGCTGAACGCGGTGCTGGCGGGTCGCTCCGAAGACGTGCAGAACCTCGGCTGGCACGCCGAATCCATCGACACCCCCGAGTTCGACGACCTGGACCGTGACCTCGCAGCGCTCCAGGCGGCGCTCGACGACGGTGGGGAGGTGACCATCACGGTCGGGGGGACCTCGGTGACGGTGCCCGAACCCGACATCGCCGAGGCCCAGAGCGAGCACATCAGCCGCCCGCGGCTGCTCGGTGGCTCGGAACGGACCGGTCGGGTCATCCTGCGCTGGCGACGGGAGGAGTAG
- a CDS encoding amidohydrolase has translation MVDRDRLVELRREFHRYPEPAWREFWTTCRLVEELEAIGVDELHVGPEALDSTERMAVPDEDELQEWYEAARESGAREDILEQLAGGHTGAVAVVEMGPGPTVGLRVDIDALPIWESDEDSHHPAGTGFRSENEGYMHSCGHDGHITLGLGTLEAIKESEFSGTLKVFFQPAEEVVGGGKAMAKSGHLDDVDYFFATHVGLDHPTGEIVAGIDDFLAVKHLDVEFTGAPSHAGAKPEEGRNAVQALATAVQNLYAIPRHSDGATRVNAGKLEAGTAANIVPERAVMECEVRGEATHLKDYMDERAMQVLESAAEMHGCEVSTEVGGEAPSATSDQDLVDLVGTIASGHPDVERLVERDALGGSEDATFLMNEVQSRGGLAAYVCVGTDHPGGHHTSTFDVDEASLPIGVDVLAGAIETVAAERP, from the coding sequence ATGGTAGACCGCGACAGGTTAGTCGAACTGCGACGCGAGTTCCACCGCTACCCGGAGCCCGCCTGGCGGGAGTTCTGGACGACGTGCCGGCTGGTCGAGGAGCTGGAGGCCATCGGCGTCGACGAACTCCACGTCGGCCCGGAGGCGCTCGATTCCACAGAGCGCATGGCGGTCCCCGACGAGGACGAACTGCAAGAGTGGTACGAGGCGGCGCGCGAGAGCGGCGCCCGCGAGGACATCCTCGAACAGCTCGCGGGCGGCCACACCGGTGCCGTCGCCGTCGTCGAGATGGGGCCGGGGCCGACGGTCGGCCTGCGCGTCGACATCGACGCCCTGCCGATCTGGGAGTCCGACGAGGACAGCCACCATCCTGCAGGAACCGGCTTCCGCTCCGAGAACGAGGGGTACATGCACTCCTGTGGCCACGACGGCCACATCACGCTCGGACTCGGCACACTGGAAGCTATCAAGGAGAGCGAGTTCTCGGGCACACTCAAGGTGTTCTTCCAGCCCGCCGAGGAGGTCGTCGGCGGCGGAAAGGCGATGGCGAAGTCGGGCCACCTCGACGACGTGGACTACTTCTTCGCCACCCACGTCGGCCTCGACCACCCCACCGGGGAGATCGTCGCCGGCATCGACGACTTCCTGGCCGTGAAGCACCTCGACGTGGAGTTCACGGGTGCGCCCTCGCACGCGGGTGCGAAGCCCGAGGAGGGCCGGAACGCGGTCCAGGCGCTCGCGACGGCGGTCCAGAACCTCTATGCGATTCCCCGCCACTCCGACGGCGCGACGCGGGTCAACGCGGGCAAGCTCGAAGCGGGCACCGCGGCGAACATCGTCCCCGAGCGCGCTGTGATGGAGTGCGAGGTCCGCGGCGAGGCGACCCACCTGAAGGACTACATGGACGAGCGCGCCATGCAGGTCCTCGAATCCGCCGCCGAGATGCACGGCTGTGAGGTGAGTACCGAGGTCGGCGGTGAGGCCCCGAGCGCGACGAGCGACCAGGACCTCGTCGACCTCGTCGGAACCATCGCGAGCGGCCACCCCGACGTCGAGCGACTGGTCGAGCGCGACGCCCTCGGCGGCAGCGAGGACGCGACGTTCCTGATGAACGAGGTCCAGAGCCGCGGCGGCCTCGCGGCCTACGTCTGCGTCGGGACCGACCACCCCGGCGGCCACCACACGAGCACCTTCGACGTGGACGAGGCGAGCCTCCCCATCGGCGTCGACGTGCTCGCCGGTGCCATCGAGACGGTCGCGGCCGAGCGTCCGTGA
- a CDS encoding plastocyanin/azurin family copper-binding protein has protein sequence MGERYTSGVTRRGFLRGVAATSALAGVEAASAQEGTTHTVDMTDSLVFDPDELIVAPGDTVEWVNVGNVGHSVTAYEDAIPAEAEYFASGGFESESAARQRYPVGDIGGGGRYSHTFDTLGTYEYFCIPHEGVGMVGSIEVREGGAPEPEVTGPVLPDSAKTIGIALTTAMVSVLGLAYVFLKYGGDYGEGGGKGGSEGGRGAV, from the coding sequence ATGGGGGAACGATACACATCGGGAGTGACGCGTCGCGGGTTCCTCCGCGGCGTCGCGGCCACCTCGGCACTGGCGGGGGTCGAGGCTGCGAGCGCCCAGGAGGGAACGACGCACACGGTCGATATGACCGACTCGCTCGTGTTCGACCCGGACGAGCTCATCGTCGCACCCGGCGACACCGTCGAGTGGGTGAACGTCGGGAACGTCGGCCACAGCGTTACGGCGTACGAGGACGCGATTCCGGCCGAGGCGGAGTACTTCGCCAGCGGTGGCTTCGAGTCGGAATCGGCGGCGAGACAGCGGTACCCGGTCGGTGACATCGGCGGCGGCGGGCGCTACTCGCACACCTTCGACACCCTCGGGACCTACGAGTACTTCTGTATCCCACACGAGGGCGTCGGGATGGTCGGGAGCATCGAGGTCCGGGAGGGTGGCGCACCCGAGCCCGAGGTCACCGGGCCGGTGCTCCCCGACAGCGCGAAGACCATCGGCATCGCCCTGACGACCGCGATGGTGTCGGTGCTCGGACTGGCGTACGTGTTCCTCAAGTACGGCGGTGACTACGGCGAGGGCGGCGGAAAAGGCGGTTCCGAAGGCGGGCGTGGCGCGGTCTAG
- a CDS encoding geranylgeranyl reductase family protein, translating to MTTHTPDVAVVGAGTSGCYAAATIAREGYDVVVVERKSEEEAGHIACGDALKGADAFPEAIPKSKIESAFTNTGVDHGRFEIPQEDTVLDIPIPGELAVIDRWEYGRLIIKGAKEAGAEFHYDTVVQDVVQEADGSVTGVRATRKGQPVEYEADIVIDGAGALSLLQDKVEFDDATFDTNVSYSQFCSAYREVVHVQEPVEWDDALVFKPTKRAAGYLWYFPRTETEINAGLGFQMTEQPMKLVEDLKQDLRDRPEFKGARVEDKLGAALPTRRPYDSAVAPGFIAVGDAAGLVNPTTGGGIAGAAYSGKYAGEQAIQAIEQGDVSEAALWEYNQQVMDHFGSRYAALDVYNILSTAVDVDDLMGLLAALPGEKLAEALYEGSTQMSMLLKAQLAIKSFGYWRNILQFYRTKQRADELMAHYEDYPSNPNDFGMWRSRRDSIMEKVYETTGADPKY from the coding sequence ATGACTACACACACGCCCGACGTCGCGGTCGTCGGTGCCGGGACCTCCGGCTGCTACGCCGCTGCGACCATCGCACGCGAGGGCTACGACGTCGTCGTCGTCGAGCGAAAGTCCGAGGAAGAAGCCGGACACATCGCCTGTGGCGACGCGCTGAAGGGTGCAGACGCCTTCCCGGAGGCGATTCCCAAATCGAAGATCGAGTCCGCGTTCACCAACACGGGCGTGGACCACGGGCGGTTCGAGATCCCCCAGGAGGACACCGTCCTGGACATTCCGATCCCCGGCGAACTCGCCGTCATCGACCGCTGGGAGTACGGCCGCCTCATCATCAAGGGCGCGAAGGAGGCCGGCGCAGAGTTCCACTACGACACCGTCGTCCAGGACGTCGTGCAGGAAGCCGACGGGAGCGTGACGGGCGTCCGCGCGACGCGGAAGGGCCAGCCCGTCGAGTACGAGGCCGATATCGTCATCGACGGTGCGGGCGCGCTCTCGCTCCTCCAGGACAAGGTCGAGTTCGACGACGCCACGTTCGACACCAACGTCAGCTACTCGCAGTTCTGTTCGGCCTACCGCGAGGTCGTCCACGTCCAGGAACCGGTCGAGTGGGACGACGCACTCGTGTTCAAGCCGACCAAGCGCGCCGCGGGGTACCTCTGGTACTTCCCGCGTACCGAGACCGAGATCAACGCTGGCCTCGGCTTCCAGATGACCGAACAGCCGATGAAGCTGGTCGAGGACCTCAAACAGGACCTGCGCGACCGCCCCGAGTTCAAGGGTGCCCGCGTCGAGGACAAGCTCGGAGCCGCGCTCCCGACCCGCCGGCCCTACGACTCCGCGGTCGCCCCCGGCTTCATCGCGGTCGGTGACGCCGCTGGCCTCGTCAACCCGACGACCGGCGGCGGCATCGCGGGCGCGGCCTACTCCGGCAAGTACGCCGGCGAACAGGCCATCCAGGCCATCGAGCAGGGCGATGTGAGCGAGGCGGCACTCTGGGAGTACAACCAGCAGGTGATGGACCACTTCGGGAGCCGGTACGCCGCACTCGACGTCTACAACATCCTCTCGACCGCCGTCGACGTGGACGACCTGATGGGCCTGCTCGCCGCACTCCCCGGCGAGAAGCTCGCCGAGGCGCTCTACGAGGGCAGCACCCAGATGAGCATGCTGCTCAAGGCCCAGCTCGCCATCAAGAGCTTCGGCTACTGGCGCAACATCCTGCAGTTCTACAGGACGAAACAGCGCGCCGACGAGCTCATGGCGCACTACGAGGACTACCCGAGCAACCCGAACGACTTCGGCATGTGGCGCTCGCGCCGTGACTCCATCATGGAGAAGGTGTACGAGACGACCGGTGCGGACCCGAAGTACTAG
- a CDS encoding 2Fe-2S iron-sulfur cluster-binding protein yields the protein MTDYTVEFVGTGETITVSDKQTILRRCIEEGIAQEYSCRVGMCLACSAEIVEGEVTQPAAHGLTDEERENYALTCMARPASDLKLDRGKYPPSIEADAEALSETATADDD from the coding sequence ATGACCGACTACACCGTCGAATTCGTCGGGACGGGCGAGACCATCACCGTCTCCGACAAGCAGACCATCCTGCGACGATGCATCGAGGAGGGCATCGCCCAGGAGTACTCCTGCCGGGTCGGGATGTGCCTGGCGTGCTCGGCCGAGATCGTCGAGGGCGAGGTGACCCAGCCCGCGGCACACGGCCTCACCGACGAGGAGCGCGAGAACTACGCGCTGACCTGCATGGCCCGCCCCGCCTCGGACCTCAAACTCGACCGCGGGAAGTACCCGCCGAGCATCGAGGCCGACGCGGAAGCCCTCTCCGAGACGGCGACGGCGGACGACGACTGA
- a CDS encoding aminoglycoside N(3)-acetyltransferase: protein MTDTLPEDRSDEPITVERIASDLRDLGLAAGDTVLVHSSLSSLGWVCGGPVAVVDALQRVVTEAGTLVMPAHTGDYSDPGSWRNPPVPDEWEQEIRDTMPAYRPEVTPCTRLGAVPDTFRSYPDVVRSRHPVVSFAAWGADAEAITADHSYDEPLGEQSPLARLYERDATVLMLGTDHGTNTSLHLAEYRNGLDKQLEPDGAPVIQDGERVWLRFVDIELDTDDFPDAGEAFEAAHPDAVTVGQVGEATARLLDQPELVDFAAEWFTENRPESLE from the coding sequence ATGACAGACACCCTCCCCGAAGACCGCTCCGACGAACCGATAACGGTCGAGCGAATCGCGAGCGACCTGCGCGACCTCGGCCTCGCGGCCGGTGACACCGTCCTCGTCCACTCCTCGCTCTCGTCGCTCGGGTGGGTGTGTGGCGGGCCTGTCGCGGTCGTCGATGCCCTCCAGCGGGTGGTCACCGAAGCAGGGACGCTGGTGATGCCCGCCCACACCGGCGACTACTCCGACCCCGGTTCCTGGCGGAACCCGCCGGTCCCCGACGAGTGGGAACAGGAGATACGCGACACGATGCCCGCCTATCGACCCGAGGTCACACCGTGTACCCGGCTCGGGGCCGTCCCCGACACCTTCCGGTCGTACCCCGACGTGGTCCGGAGCCGCCACCCCGTCGTCTCCTTCGCGGCGTGGGGAGCCGACGCCGAGGCCATCACGGCGGACCACAGCTACGACGAACCGCTCGGCGAGCAGTCACCCCTCGCACGCCTGTACGAGCGCGACGCGACGGTCCTCATGCTCGGCACCGACCACGGCACCAACACCTCGCTCCACCTCGCGGAGTACCGCAACGGGCTCGACAAGCAGTTAGAACCGGACGGTGCACCCGTCATCCAGGACGGCGAGCGCGTCTGGCTGCGCTTCGTCGACATCGAACTCGACACCGATGATTTCCCCGACGCCGGCGAGGCGTTCGAGGCGGCCCACCCGGACGCGGTCACCGTCGGACAGGTCGGCGAAGCGACCGCGCGGCTGCTCGACCAGCCCGAACTGGTCGATTTCGCGGCCGAGTGGTTCACGGAGAACAGGCCAGAGAGCCTGGAGTAG
- a CDS encoding MBL fold metallo-hydrolase, whose product MSVQPESGESVPSVSPADLHELVAAGEPVTVLDVRDRDEFEAWHVDGPAVTARQVPHVKFIQAEVTGNAADLVEDLPEPIVVVCGEGEASAHAAGLLTSAGLDARNLAGGMEAWAELLVARELADVPGTVVQYDRPSSGCLSYLVVSGDEAAVIDPLRAFADRYVADASDYGADLTYAIDTHVHADHVSGVRAVAELSDATPVLPELARERGLAFDARPLADGETLDLGKERLTAVATPGHTSEMTAIEYDGLLFTGDGLFLESVARPDLEDGDEGAPEAARELYHSLQETVLPYPDSVRIAPAHYSEAAEQAEDGTYTATVGDLEGRLDALRMREDEFVEYVLADMPPRPNNYERIIETNLGREDLDDAEAFEIELGPNNCAATR is encoded by the coding sequence ATGAGCGTTCAACCCGAGTCTGGCGAGTCTGTCCCGTCGGTCTCGCCGGCCGACCTCCACGAGCTGGTGGCGGCCGGTGAGCCCGTCACCGTTCTCGACGTGCGCGACCGCGACGAGTTCGAGGCATGGCACGTCGACGGTCCAGCGGTCACCGCGCGGCAGGTTCCACACGTGAAGTTCATCCAGGCGGAGGTCACGGGCAACGCGGCCGACCTCGTCGAGGACCTGCCCGAGCCCATCGTCGTGGTCTGTGGCGAGGGTGAGGCCAGCGCGCACGCCGCGGGCTTGCTCACCAGCGCCGGCCTCGACGCGCGCAACCTCGCCGGCGGCATGGAGGCGTGGGCCGAGCTCCTCGTCGCACGGGAACTCGCCGACGTGCCGGGGACCGTCGTTCAGTACGACCGTCCGTCCAGTGGCTGCCTGAGCTATCTCGTCGTCTCGGGCGACGAGGCCGCGGTCATCGACCCGCTTCGGGCGTTCGCCGACCGGTACGTCGCCGACGCGTCCGACTACGGCGCGGACCTGACGTACGCCATCGACACCCACGTCCACGCCGACCACGTCTCCGGCGTTCGGGCAGTGGCCGAGTTGAGCGACGCGACGCCGGTCCTGCCGGAACTCGCCAGAGAGCGCGGCCTCGCCTTCGACGCGCGCCCACTCGCCGACGGGGAGACGCTCGACCTCGGGAAGGAGCGGCTCACCGCGGTCGCGACCCCCGGCCACACGAGCGAGATGACCGCCATCGAGTACGACGGCCTGCTGTTCACCGGTGACGGGCTGTTCCTCGAGAGCGTCGCGCGCCCGGACCTCGAGGACGGCGACGAGGGCGCGCCCGAGGCGGCACGCGAGCTGTACCACTCGCTGCAGGAGACGGTCCTGCCCTATCCCGACAGCGTCCGCATCGCCCCGGCCCACTACAGCGAGGCGGCCGAGCAGGCCGAGGACGGGACCTACACCGCGACCGTGGGCGACCTCGAAGGTCGGCTCGACGCCCTGCGCATGCGCGAGGACGAGTTCGTCGAGTACGTCCTCGCCGACATGCCGCCGCGTCCGAACAACTACGAGCGCATCATCGAGACGAACCTCGGCCGCGAGGACCTGGACGACGCGGAGGCGTTCGAGATAGAACTCGGGCCGAACAACTGCGCAGCGACGCGATAG
- a CDS encoding rubrerythrin family protein, whose product MDPAAFHEAVESAKQTELDRLGSNKLLIALTDASLEEETILRAAALSEYLARETFQSWAESEESETAREVFEDVATQEDEHYERVVERLGEPVEPDSVGPMHSYLRQREDMVERAAAGLVGRGLVSLKTHMQIISFYINEADEPGANLFRELRSETEASLQKGLDLLEECCEDDEDWERAQMVAEYVVQVAYDDYADSLSELGVDPKPIC is encoded by the coding sequence ATGGACCCAGCCGCCTTCCACGAGGCCGTCGAATCGGCGAAACAGACAGAGCTCGACCGCCTCGGCTCCAACAAACTCCTCATCGCGCTCACCGACGCGAGCCTGGAGGAGGAGACCATCCTCCGGGCCGCCGCCCTCTCCGAGTACCTCGCCCGCGAGACGTTTCAGTCGTGGGCCGAGAGCGAGGAAAGCGAGACCGCCCGCGAGGTGTTCGAGGACGTGGCCACTCAGGAAGACGAGCACTACGAGCGCGTCGTCGAACGCCTCGGCGAACCCGTCGAACCCGACAGCGTCGGCCCGATGCACAGCTACCTCCGCCAGCGCGAGGACATGGTCGAGCGTGCGGCGGCCGGGCTCGTCGGCCGTGGGCTGGTCAGTCTGAAGACGCACATGCAGATAATCAGCTTCTACATCAACGAGGCGGACGAGCCGGGCGCGAACCTGTTCCGCGAACTCCGGAGCGAGACCGAAGCGTCGCTGCAGAAGGGACTGGACCTGCTGGAGGAGTGCTGCGAGGACGACGAGGACTGGGAGCGCGCGCAGATGGTCGCCGAGTACGTGGTCCAGGTCGCCTACGACGACTACGCCGACTCGCTGTCGGAGCTGGGTGTGGACCCGAAACCGATCTGTTGA